The Helicobacter pylori genome includes a window with the following:
- a CDS encoding microcin C ABC transporter permease YejB gives MIAYILKRLLLIIPTLLAIMTINFFLIQSAPGGPIEQMMAKINNTQSKEIQGVVKERSYRASQGLESDLLENLKKLYGFDKPIGERYLLMLKKYLQFDFGESFYRQIKVIDLIKEKLPVSISLGLFSTLLIYLISIPLGIFKAKRNNEPLDVLSSVVIIVANAIPAFLFAVVLIVFFAGGNYWHWFPLKGLVSDNFESLSALGKIKDYLWHITLPVLCISLGGFASLTLLVKNSFLDEMGKLYVLSAKAKGCSVGRIFYAHVFRNAILLVVAGFPQAFLGMFFSSSLLIEIVFSLDGLGLLGYESIVSRDYPVVFGSLYIFTLLGLIASLISDLLCVVIDPRIDFEKR, from the coding sequence ATGATTGCTTACATCCTTAAACGCTTGCTTTTGATTATCCCTACTTTATTGGCCATCATGACGATTAATTTCTTTCTGATCCAATCGGCTCCTGGAGGCCCCATAGAACAGATGATGGCTAAAATCAATAACACGCAGTCCAAAGAGATTCAAGGCGTTGTTAAAGAGCGTTCGTATAGGGCGTCTCAAGGGCTGGAGAGCGATTTGTTAGAAAATTTAAAAAAACTCTATGGTTTTGACAAGCCTATAGGGGAGCGCTACCTTCTCATGCTCAAAAAATATCTGCAATTTGATTTTGGGGAGAGTTTTTATCGCCAGATTAAAGTGATAGATTTGATTAAGGAAAAATTGCCCGTATCCATTTCGTTAGGGCTTTTTAGCACGCTTTTGATCTATCTTATTTCTATCCCTTTAGGGATTTTTAAAGCCAAACGCAATAACGAGCCTTTAGACGTGCTAAGCAGCGTGGTGATCATTGTCGCTAACGCTATCCCGGCCTTTTTGTTTGCGGTGGTGTTGATCGTGTTTTTTGCTGGAGGGAATTATTGGCACTGGTTCCCTTTAAAAGGGCTAGTGAGCGATAATTTTGAAAGTTTGAGCGCATTAGGCAAAATCAAGGATTATTTATGGCATATCACCTTGCCCGTTCTTTGCATTTCTTTAGGGGGTTTTGCAAGCCTTACGCTTTTAGTGAAAAACTCTTTTTTAGATGAAATGGGCAAGCTTTATGTACTGAGCGCTAAGGCTAAGGGCTGTTCAGTGGGGCGTATTTTTTATGCGCATGTGTTCCGCAATGCGATTTTATTAGTAGTAGCGGGTTTTCCGCAAGCTTTTTTGGGCATGTTTTTTAGCTCAAGCTTGTTGATAGAGATTGTTTTTAGCCTAGACGGGTTAGGGCTTTTAGGGTATGAAAGCATTGTGAGTAGGGATTATCCTGTTGTGTTTGGCTCGCTTTATATTTTCACGCTTTTAGGTTTAATAGCGAGTTTGATAAGCGATTTGCTCTGCGTGGTGATTGACCCTAGGATTGATTTTGAAAAGCGTTGA
- the trpS gene encoding tryptophan--tRNA ligase, with product MQKKRVFSGIQPTGQIHLGNYLGAIKHWVEMQDEYENLFCVVNSHAITLPIDPIFLKSQSYELVKLLLACGINPKRSGLFIQSEVDEHPALAWLLNCQVSMGEMQRMTQFKDKSLKNPKSVNVGLFNYPILMASDILLYQSDLVPVGEDQKQHLELTRNIAEKFNRDFGNCFKVPEPLIAKVGARVMGLDDPKVKMSKSHQGANHAIFLLDEPDIIVRKIKRAATDSIGVIAFDEKREGIFNLLNIYMLLSNESPENIEERFKNKGYGDFKKELAEVVIQALKPIQERYKEISDDEVKAILNHGVEKARPLAQATYQKAKELMGLV from the coding sequence ATGCAAAAAAAACGAGTCTTTTCAGGCATCCAACCTACCGGGCAAATCCATTTGGGCAACTATTTAGGAGCGATCAAGCATTGGGTAGAGATGCAAGATGAATACGAAAACCTTTTTTGCGTCGTCAATTCGCATGCGATTACCCTACCCATAGATCCTATATTTTTAAAATCCCAAAGCTATGAATTGGTTAAATTGCTTTTAGCTTGCGGGATTAATCCTAAGCGATCGGGGTTATTCATTCAAAGTGAAGTGGATGAGCACCCGGCTTTAGCATGGCTATTGAATTGTCAGGTGTCTATGGGGGAAATGCAAAGAATGACGCAATTCAAAGACAAGTCTTTAAAAAACCCTAAAAGCGTGAATGTGGGGCTTTTCAATTACCCTATTTTAATGGCGTCAGATATTTTATTATACCAAAGCGATTTAGTGCCAGTGGGCGAAGATCAAAAACAGCATTTAGAGCTCACGCGAAACATCGCAGAAAAATTTAACAGGGATTTTGGGAACTGCTTTAAAGTGCCAGAGCCTTTGATCGCTAAAGTAGGGGCAAGGGTTATGGGGCTAGATGATCCAAAAGTGAAGATGAGTAAATCGCATCAAGGGGCTAACCATGCGATTTTTCTTTTAGATGAGCCAGACATTATTGTAAGAAAAATCAAAAGAGCGGCCACTGATTCTATAGGCGTTATTGCGTTTGATGAAAAAAGAGAGGGCATTTTTAACCTTTTAAACATCTACATGCTTTTAAGCAATGAAAGCCCAGAAAACATAGAAGAGCGTTTCAAAAATAAGGGCTATGGGGATTTTAAAAAGGAATTGGCTGAAGTGGTGATCCAGGCTTTAAAACCCATCCAAGAAAGATACAAAGAAATCAGCGATGATGAGGTGAAAGCCATTTTAAATCACGGCGTAGAAAAAGCCAGGCCTTTAGCGCAAGCGACTTACCAAAAGGCTAAAGAATTGATGGGGTTGGTTTAG
- the rpsF gene encoding 30S ribosomal protein S6 produces MRHYETMFILKPTLVEEEIKSKIEFYKEVITKHHGVIETSLDMGMRNLAYEIKKHKRGYYYVAYFKAEPSMILELERLYRINEDVLRFIVIKYESKKEVEAWHALVDRANKKPSHAPSHAREKHEKTEHTHSHHTEEAESVRSHSE; encoded by the coding sequence ATGAGGCATTATGAAACGATGTTTATTCTCAAACCTACTTTAGTAGAAGAAGAGATTAAATCCAAAATTGAGTTTTATAAAGAAGTGATCACTAAGCATCACGGCGTGATTGAAACGAGCCTGGATATGGGCATGCGTAATTTAGCCTATGAAATCAAAAAGCACAAAAGAGGCTATTATTATGTGGCGTATTTCAAAGCAGAGCCGTCAATGATTTTAGAGCTTGAACGATTGTATCGCATCAATGAAGACGTGTTGCGTTTCATTGTGATCAAATATGAAAGCAAGAAAGAAGTAGAAGCGTGGCATGCGTTAGTGGATAGGGCTAATAAAAAGCCATCACACGCCCCATCACACGCCAGAGAAAAACACGAAAAAACCGAACACACGCATTCCCACCACACAGAGGAAGCAGAAAGCGTAAGATCTCATAGCGAATAA
- a CDS encoding SH3 domain-containing protein gives MKTEMKSSLKLFMQPFLVVLGFMLLYALAHAVLGFYGEKDSAPISPNAEKTEIERQNSTLSPKQEEANTATTATEENPTKDTAPPLDTAAQEKETKQEIKQEQEKENEPKQDSVSPVQNNQKTPTTPLMGKKPLEYKVAVSGVNVRAFPSTKGKIIGSLTKDKSVKVLEIQNDWAEIEFSNKTKGYVFLKLLKKAE, from the coding sequence ATGAAAACTGAGATGAAATCTTCTTTAAAACTTTTTATGCAACCTTTTTTGGTGGTTTTAGGGTTTATGTTGTTGTATGCTTTAGCGCATGCGGTGCTTGGTTTTTATGGGGAAAAAGACAGCGCTCCAATAAGCCCAAATGCAGAAAAAACCGAGATAGAGCGTCAAAACAGCACGCTTTCGCCCAAACAAGAAGAAGCCAACACAGCCACAACCGCCACAGAAGAAAACCCCACCAAAGACACAGCGCCACCTTTAGACACAGCTGCACAAGAAAAAGAAACTAAACAAGAGATTAAACAAGAGCAAGAAAAAGAAAACGAGCCTAAACAAGACAGCGTCTCGCCCGTTCAAAACAACCAAAAAACCCCTACAACCCCCTTAATGGGAAAAAAACCTTTAGAGTATAAAGTCGCAGTCAGTGGCGTGAATGTGCGTGCTTTTCCCAGCACAAAAGGTAAAATCATTGGCTCGCTCACAAAAGATAAAAGCGTGAAGGTTTTAGAAATCCAAAACGATTGGGCTGAAATTGAATTTTCTAATAAAACAAAGGGCTATGTGTTTTTAAAACTTTTAAAAAAGGCTGAATGA
- a CDS encoding single-stranded DNA-binding protein — protein MFNKVIMVGRLTRNVELKYLPSGSAAATIGLATSRRFKKQDGTLGEEVCFIDARLFGRTAEIANQYLSKGSSVLIEGRLTYESWMDQTGKKNSRHTITADSLQFMDKKSDNPQANAMQDSVMHENFNNAYPTNYNAPSQDPFNQAQSYVQNAHAKENLQAQPSKYQNSVPEINIDEEEIPF, from the coding sequence ATGTTTAATAAAGTGATTATGGTAGGGCGTTTGACTAGGAATGTGGAGTTGAAATATTTGCCTAGCGGTTCGGCTGCGGCTACAATAGGTTTAGCCACAAGCAGGCGCTTTAAAAAACAAGACGGCACGCTAGGCGAAGAGGTGTGCTTTATAGATGCGCGTTTGTTTGGGCGAACGGCTGAAATCGCTAACCAGTATTTGAGCAAGGGTTCAAGCGTTTTGATAGAAGGGCGTTTGACTTATGAGAGTTGGATGGATCAAACGGGCAAAAAAAATTCCCGCCACACTATCACAGCGGACTCGTTGCAATTTATGGATAAAAAGTCAGACAATCCCCAAGCAAACGCTATGCAAGATAGCGTAATGCATGAGAATTTCAACAACGCTTATCCTACTAATTATAACGCTCCTAGCCAAGATCCTTTTAACCAAGCCCAAAGTTATGTGCAAAACGCTCACGCTAAAGAGAATTTACAAGCACAGCCGTCCAAGTATCAAAACAGCGTGCCTGAAATCAATATTGATGAAGAAGAAATCCCCTTTTAA
- a CDS encoding extracellular solute-binding protein produces MKILSLWLGVFCFLKATPYLYLGEEPKYKENFTHFEYANPNAKKGGVLRNDAIGTFDSLNPFALKGTKAEGLDLIYDTLMVQSLDEPFAEYPLIAKDAEVAKDNSYVIFTLDKRARFSNNAPILASDVKFSFDTIMELGSPIYRQYYQDVKKAVILDKHHVKFIFKTTENKELPLILGQLQIFSKKAFQKDYFTKNPLLIPVSSGPYVIASFDVGKKITYQKNPNYWARNLPSRKGQFNFDQVKFEYYRDETIALQAFLSGAYDWRIESTAKVWARGYVGKAMDNKKITKYLIAHKLPSGMQGFFFNTRREIFKDKRVREALFYAFDFEWANKNLFFSQYKRTTSFFSNSIYASPPLPSPEEKVLLAPYEKSLDERVFKEPYVVPRTDGVDVLGYNLRENLKYAQKLLESAGFSYKNMRLVDKNNKPFSFTLLLNSPVFERLALAFAKNLRVLGIEMKIQRVDLSQYVNRVKSYDFDMIVGVIGQSSFPGNEQRFYFGSLSAKEKGTRNYAGISSKAVDALIEKIINAKDYKEQLAAIQAMDRVLLWGFYVIPHFYLPNYRIAAYNYIGMPEVSPSYGFSPYLWWIKKERGPK; encoded by the coding sequence ATGAAAATTTTAAGTTTATGGTTAGGAGTGTTTTGTTTCCTTAAGGCTACGCCTTATTTATACTTGGGCGAAGAGCCTAAATATAAGGAGAATTTCACGCATTTTGAATACGCTAACCCTAACGCCAAAAAGGGCGGTGTTTTGAGGAATGACGCCATAGGGACTTTTGATAGCCTTAACCCTTTTGCGCTTAAAGGCACTAAAGCCGAAGGCTTGGATCTCATTTATGACACTTTAATGGTGCAAAGTTTGGACGAACCTTTTGCAGAATACCCCTTAATCGCTAAAGACGCAGAAGTGGCTAAAGACAACAGCTATGTGATTTTTACCTTAGACAAAAGAGCGAGATTCAGCAATAACGCTCCCATTTTAGCGAGCGATGTGAAGTTTAGCTTTGATACGATAATGGAATTAGGATCGCCCATTTATAGGCAGTATTACCAAGATGTTAAAAAGGCGGTTATCTTAGACAAACACCATGTTAAATTCATTTTCAAAACCACTGAAAATAAAGAGTTGCCTCTCATTTTAGGGCAGTTGCAGATCTTTTCCAAAAAAGCGTTTCAAAAGGATTATTTCACCAAAAACCCTTTACTCATTCCTGTTTCTAGCGGCCCTTATGTGATCGCTTCTTTTGATGTTGGCAAGAAAATCACCTACCAAAAAAACCCTAATTATTGGGCGAGGAATTTGCCTAGTAGAAAGGGGCAATTCAATTTTGATCAGGTCAAATTTGAGTATTATAGAGACGAAACCATTGCTTTACAGGCTTTTTTAAGCGGGGCGTATGATTGGCGCATTGAAAGCACGGCTAAGGTTTGGGCTAGGGGCTATGTGGGGAAAGCTATGGATAATAAAAAAATCACTAAATACCTAATAGCCCATAAATTGCCAAGCGGCATGCAAGGGTTTTTCTTCAACACGCGCCGGGAAATTTTTAAGGATAAAAGGGTGCGTGAAGCCTTATTTTATGCGTTTGATTTTGAATGGGCGAATAAAAATTTGTTTTTTTCGCAATACAAGCGAACCACCAGTTTTTTTAGCAATTCTATTTATGCGTCCCCTCCTCTTCCAAGCCCTGAAGAAAAAGTTCTGTTAGCCCCTTATGAAAAGAGTTTGGATGAAAGGGTTTTTAAAGAGCCTTATGTCGTGCCTAGAACCGATGGGGTTGATGTTTTGGGCTATAATTTGAGGGAAAATTTAAAATACGCCCAAAAGCTTTTAGAAAGCGCGGGCTTTTCTTACAAAAACATGCGTTTAGTGGATAAGAATAACAAGCCGTTTAGTTTCACTTTGCTTTTAAACAGCCCGGTCTTTGAAAGACTAGCTCTAGCCTTTGCTAAAAACTTAAGGGTGTTAGGGATTGAAATGAAAATCCAAAGAGTGGATTTAAGCCAGTATGTCAATCGGGTCAAAAGCTATGATTTTGACATGATTGTAGGGGTGATAGGCCAATCGTCTTTCCCGGGTAATGAGCAGCGTTTTTATTTTGGCTCTTTGAGTGCTAAAGAAAAAGGCACAAGGAATTATGCAGGAATCTCTAGTAAAGCGGTAGATGCTTTGATTGAAAAAATCATTAACGCTAAAGATTATAAGGAGCAACTAGCCGCCATTCAAGCGATGGATAGGGTGTTATTGTGGGGGTTTTATGTGATACCGCATTTTTATTTGCCTAATTACAGGATCGCAGCGTATAATTACATTGGCATGCCTGAAGTCAGCCCTAGCTATGGATTTTCGCCGTATTTGTGGTGGATAAAAAAAGAAAGGGGTCCTAAATGA
- the holA gene encoding DNA polymerase III subunit delta, whose translation MYRKDLDHYLKQRLPKAVFLYGEFDFFIHYYIQTISVLFKLSNLDTETSLFYASDYEKSQIATLLEQDSLFGGSSLVVLKLDFALHKKFKENDINLFLKALERPSHNRLIIGLYNAKSDTTKYKYTSDFIVKFFQKSPLKDEAICARFFIPKAWESLKFLQERANVLHLDISSHLLNALFEINNEDLGISFNDLDKLAILNAPITLEDIQELSSNAGDMDLQKLILGLFLKKSVLDIYDYLLKEGKKDADILRGLERYFYQLFLFFAHIKTTGLMDAKEVLGYAPPKEITENYAKNALRLKEAGYKRVFEIFRLWHIQSMQGQKELGFLYLTPIQKIINP comes from the coding sequence ATGTATCGTAAAGATTTGGACCATTATTTAAAACAACGACTCCCTAAAGCGGTGTTTTTGTATGGGGAGTTTGATTTTTTCATCCATTATTATATTCAAACGATTAGTGTGCTTTTTAAGCTCAGTAACCTTGACACAGAAACTTCGCTTTTTTATGCGAGCGATTATGAAAAAAGCCAGATTGCGACCCTTTTAGAGCAGGATTCTTTATTTGGAGGGAGCAGTTTAGTCGTTTTAAAACTGGATTTTGCCCTGCATAAGAAATTTAAGGAAAATGATATTAATCTTTTTTTAAAAGCTTTAGAGCGGCCTAGCCATAACAGGCTTATCATAGGGCTTTATAATGCTAAAAGCGACACTACAAAATACAAATACACTAGCGATTTTATCGTTAAATTTTTCCAAAAAAGCCCCTTGAAAGATGAAGCCATTTGCGCGCGCTTTTTTATCCCTAAAGCGTGGGAGAGTTTGAAATTCTTACAAGAAAGGGCTAATGTTTTACATTTAGACATCAGCAGCCATCTTTTAAACGCTCTTTTTGAAATTAATAACGAAGATTTAGGCATTTCGTTTAACGATTTAGACAAGCTAGCGATTTTAAACGCGCCCATCACTTTAGAAGACATTCAAGAATTAAGCTCCAATGCGGGGGATATGGATTTGCAAAAGCTCATTTTAGGGCTTTTTTTGAAAAAAAGCGTCCTTGATATTTATGATTATTTGTTAAAAGAGGGCAAAAAGGATGCGGATATTTTAAGGGGGTTAGAGCGGTATTTTTACCAGCTTTTTTTATTTTTCGCCCACATTAAAACGACCGGTCTAATGGACGCTAAAGAGGTTTTAGGCTACGCTCCCCCTAAAGAAATCACCGAAAATTACGCTAAAAACGCCCTGCGTTTGAAAGAAGCCGGCTATAAGAGGGTTTTTGAAATTTTTAGGTTATGGCACATTCAAAGCATGCAAGGGCAAAAGGAATTGGGCTTTTTGTATTTGACCCCCATTCAAAAAATCATTAACCCTTGA
- a CDS encoding shikimate dehydrogenase, with translation MKLKSFGVFGNPIKHSKSPLIHNACFLTFQKELGFLGHYHPILLPLESHIKNEFLTLGLSGANVTLPFKERAFQVCDKIKGIALECGAVNTLVLENDELVGYNTDALGFYLSLKQKNYQNALILGSGGSAKALACELKKQGLQVSVLNRSARGLDFFQRLGCDCFMEPPKSAFDLIINATSASLHNELPLNKEVLKGYFKEGKLAYDLAYGFLTPFLSLAKELKTPFQDGKGMLIYQAALSFEKFSASQIPYLKAFEVMRSVF, from the coding sequence ATGAAATTAAAATCTTTTGGGGTTTTTGGAAATCCCATTAAACATTCCAAATCGCCCTTAATCCATAACGCTTGTTTTTTGACTTTTCAAAAAGAATTAGGGTTTTTGGGGCATTACCACCCCATATTACTCCCTTTAGAAAGCCACATCAAAAACGAGTTTTTAACTTTAGGGCTTAGTGGGGCTAATGTAACCTTACCCTTTAAAGAAAGGGCGTTTCAGGTTTGCGATAAAATCAAGGGCATCGCGCTTGAATGCGGAGCGGTCAATACGCTTGTTTTAGAAAATGATGAGCTTGTGGGTTACAATACTGACGCTTTAGGTTTTTATCTTTCTTTAAAGCAAAAAAACTATCAAAACGCTTTGATTTTAGGCTCTGGGGGGAGCGCTAAGGCTTTAGCGTGCGAATTGAAAAAACAAGGCTTACAAGTGAGCGTGTTAAACCGCTCTGCTAGGGGATTGGATTTTTTCCAACGCCTGGGCTGTGATTGTTTTATGGAGCCTCCTAAAAGCGCTTTTGATTTGATTATTAACGCCACTTCAGCGAGTTTGCATAACGAATTGCCTTTGAATAAAGAGGTTTTGAAAGGGTATTTTAAAGAGGGCAAGCTCGCTTATGATTTAGCGTATGGGTTTTTAACGCCCTTTTTGTCTCTAGCCAAAGAGTTAAAAACCCCCTTTCAAGACGGAAAAGGCATGCTCATCTATCAAGCTGCTTTAAGTTTTGAAAAGTTCAGCGCTTCTCAAATCCCTTATCTAAAAGCGTTTGAAGTCATGCGAAGCGTTTTTTGA
- a CDS encoding RNB domain-containing ribonuclease — MQGFLRSLFFGVKKIPKRFAPLIEKGVLKEALQSNKDRYFLKEGFDIGRIEWVKNKAFFVSLAKNYPKDPLIKNLPPSFKTDALILCQIECSKKRPIAFFKAALFNADHTMIAYLAKKNHQIVAIPFKEPFKKPISLRHSQRSLLELPRHCVVKIDPKKREISEILGALEDPLIDENLSLSLFDRIKDFSKDCLNLAQYYAQLKASDFKDRINYSHIPFITIDPKDAKDFDDAIFYDQEKRVLFVAVADVSEFVPKHSSLDKEARVRGFSVYFPNSVYPMLPLSLSQGACSLKAFEKRLALVYEIPLDDLKNARLSQGVIEVRANCTYEEINHFLSANQSSLDKDLQQSLLGFLEMALKLKKECLKKGFNFNSFENKLYLNKEGRIEKIETQQESDAHTLIEEAMLLANQSSARLLDEHFHNKGIYRTHKEPSLEQQKRLYGKLFDYEIVRPKNMGFFPFLEHALKIAKEKKLEREVSRLIIKSQNLALYSPMQESHFGLGFASYTHFTSPIRRYSDLALHRLLKELLFHQAKGCSYLLEETPELCAELNALQKKAALIERDFIKRKFARLALEFLEKEFLGVVLEVKDLVVVGLKEWVGLKVLIKTNKVFKPLEKVRVTITHADLILGQVWGEITERIKEHVS, encoded by the coding sequence ATGCAAGGGTTTTTAAGAAGCCTGTTTTTTGGGGTTAAAAAGATCCCTAAACGATTCGCCCCCCTAATAGAAAAGGGCGTTTTAAAAGAAGCGCTTCAATCAAACAAGGATCGCTATTTTTTAAAAGAAGGCTTTGATATAGGTAGGATTGAATGGGTAAAAAATAAGGCGTTTTTCGTTTCTTTAGCGAAAAATTACCCTAAAGACCCTTTAATCAAAAACTTACCCCCATCTTTTAAAACAGACGCTTTGATTTTATGCCAAATAGAATGTTCTAAAAAACGCCCCATAGCCTTTTTTAAAGCCGCTCTTTTCAATGCAGATCACACGATGATAGCTTACCTGGCTAAAAAAAATCACCAGATTGTGGCTATCCCTTTTAAAGAGCCTTTTAAAAAACCTATTTCTTTAAGGCACAGCCAAAGATCCTTACTAGAATTGCCCAGGCATTGCGTGGTGAAGATCGATCCTAAAAAGCGTGAAATCAGCGAAATTTTAGGGGCTTTAGAAGACCCTTTAATAGATGAAAACCTTTCTTTAAGCCTTTTTGACAGGATTAAGGATTTTTCAAAAGATTGCTTGAATTTAGCCCAATATTACGCGCAACTCAAAGCGAGCGATTTTAAAGACAGGATCAATTATTCTCACATCCCTTTTATCACCATTGACCCCAAAGACGCTAAAGATTTTGACGATGCGATTTTTTATGATCAAGAAAAAAGGGTTTTGTTTGTGGCGGTTGCTGACGTGAGCGAATTTGTGCCGAAACATTCCAGTTTGGATAAGGAAGCTAGGGTTAGGGGCTTTAGCGTGTATTTCCCTAACAGCGTCTATCCCATGCTGCCTTTGAGTTTGTCTCAAGGGGCATGCTCATTAAAAGCGTTTGAAAAACGCCTGGCTTTGGTGTATGAAATCCCTTTAGACGATTTGAAAAACGCCCGATTATCTCAAGGCGTTATTGAAGTTAGGGCTAATTGCACTTATGAAGAAATCAATCATTTTTTAAGCGCTAATCAAAGCTCTTTAGATAAAGATTTGCAACAAAGCCTTTTAGGGTTTTTAGAAATGGCTTTAAAGTTAAAAAAGGAGTGTTTAAAAAAGGGGTTTAATTTCAATTCCTTTGAAAACAAGCTGTATTTGAATAAAGAAGGGCGTATAGAAAAAATTGAAACGCAACAAGAAAGCGATGCGCACACTCTCATAGAAGAAGCCATGCTCTTAGCCAACCAGTCTAGCGCGAGGTTATTAGATGAGCATTTTCACAATAAGGGGATATATCGCACCCATAAAGAGCCCAGTTTGGAGCAGCAAAAACGCCTCTACGGCAAGCTTTTTGATTATGAGATTGTTCGCCCTAAAAACATGGGCTTTTTTCCTTTTTTAGAGCATGCCTTAAAGATAGCCAAAGAAAAGAAGTTAGAAAGAGAAGTTTCGCGCTTGATCATTAAGTCTCAAAATTTAGCCCTTTATAGCCCCATGCAAGAAAGCCATTTTGGTTTGGGGTTTGCTAGCTATACGCATTTCACTTCGCCCATTAGACGATACAGCGATTTAGCCTTACACAGGCTTTTAAAAGAATTGTTGTTTCATCAAGCTAAAGGCTGCTCGTATTTGTTAGAAGAAACGCCTGAATTATGCGCTGAGTTGAACGCTTTGCAAAAAAAGGCCGCTTTGATTGAAAGGGATTTCATCAAGCGCAAATTCGCTCGCTTAGCTTTAGAATTTTTAGAAAAAGAGTTTTTGGGCGTTGTTTTGGAGGTTAAAGATTTGGTGGTGGTGGGGTTAAAAGAGTGGGTAGGGCTTAAAGTTTTAATCAAAACGAACAAGGTTTTTAAGCCGTTAGAAAAGGTGCGCGTTACAATCACGCATGCGGATTTGATTTTAGGGCAAGTTTGGGGCGAAATCACAGAAAGGATTAAAGAGCATGTATCGTAA